In one Streptomyces sp. NBC_00597 genomic region, the following are encoded:
- a CDS encoding ABC-F family ATP-binding cassette domain-containing protein, whose translation MAVNLVNVEAVSKVYGTRALLDGISLGVSEGDRIGVVGRNGDGKTTLIRMLAKLEEPDTGRVTQSGGLRMGVLTQHDSLDPAATIRHEIIRDMADHEWAGNAKIRDVLTGLFGGLDLPGFGQGLDTVIGPLSGGERRRIALAQLLIADQDLLVLDEPTNHLDVEGISWLAKHLQERRSALVCVTHDRWFLDQVCTRMWDVQRGSVFEYEGGYSDYVFARAERERIAATEESKRQNLMRKELAWLRRGAPARTSKPRYRIEAANELIADVPPPRDKSELMRFANARLGKTVFDLENVTVQAGPKVLLKHLTWHLGPGDRIGLVGVNGAGKTSLLRALAEAARTQGDVQPAAGSVTVGKTVKLAYLSQEVGELDPSLRVLEAVQRVRDRVDLGKGREMTAGQLCEQFGFTKEKQWTPVGDLSGGERRRLQILRLLMDEPNVLFLDEPTNDLDIETLTQLEDLLDGWPGSMIVISHDRFFIERTTDTVMALLGDASLRMLPRGLDEYLERRQKMIEAAAPAPAPAAAKSTSSGDSRAAKKELAKIERQLNKMSDRETNLHAQIAENATDFDKVAKLDAELRELISERDELEMRWLELAEEA comes from the coding sequence ATGGCCGTCAATCTGGTCAATGTCGAGGCAGTCAGCAAGGTGTACGGCACCCGTGCCCTGCTCGACGGCATCTCCCTCGGCGTGTCCGAGGGGGACCGGATCGGTGTCGTGGGCCGCAACGGCGACGGCAAGACCACCCTCATCCGGATGCTCGCCAAGCTGGAGGAGCCCGACACCGGTCGGGTCACCCAGAGCGGCGGCCTGCGCATGGGCGTCCTCACCCAGCACGACTCCCTCGACCCCGCGGCGACGATCCGCCACGAGATCATCCGGGACATGGCCGACCACGAGTGGGCCGGCAACGCCAAGATCCGCGACGTGCTCACCGGGCTCTTCGGCGGCCTCGACCTCCCCGGCTTCGGCCAGGGCCTCGACACCGTCATCGGCCCGCTCTCCGGCGGCGAGCGCCGCCGCATCGCGCTCGCCCAGCTGCTCATCGCGGACCAGGACCTCCTCGTCCTCGACGAGCCCACCAACCACCTCGACGTCGAGGGCATCTCCTGGCTGGCCAAGCACCTCCAGGAGCGCCGCTCCGCCCTCGTCTGCGTCACCCACGACCGGTGGTTCCTCGACCAGGTCTGCACCCGCATGTGGGACGTCCAGCGCGGCTCCGTCTTCGAGTACGAGGGCGGCTACAGCGACTACGTCTTCGCCCGCGCCGAGCGCGAGCGCATCGCCGCCACCGAGGAGTCCAAGCGGCAGAACCTGATGCGCAAGGAGTTGGCCTGGCTGCGCCGCGGCGCCCCCGCCCGGACCTCCAAGCCGCGCTACCGCATCGAGGCGGCCAACGAGCTCATCGCCGACGTGCCGCCGCCGCGCGACAAGTCCGAGCTGATGCGCTTCGCCAACGCCCGCCTCGGCAAGACCGTGTTCGACCTGGAGAACGTCACCGTCCAGGCCGGCCCGAAGGTCCTGCTCAAGCACCTCACCTGGCACCTGGGCCCCGGCGACCGCATCGGCCTCGTCGGCGTCAACGGCGCGGGCAAGACCTCGCTGCTGCGCGCCCTTGCCGAGGCGGCCCGTACCCAGGGCGACGTCCAGCCCGCCGCCGGCAGCGTCACCGTCGGCAAGACGGTCAAGCTGGCGTACCTCTCGCAGGAGGTCGGCGAACTCGACCCGTCCCTGCGGGTCCTGGAAGCCGTGCAGCGCGTGCGCGACCGCGTCGATCTCGGCAAGGGCCGTGAGATGACGGCGGGTCAGCTGTGCGAGCAGTTCGGCTTCACCAAGGAGAAGCAGTGGACGCCCGTCGGGGACCTCTCCGGTGGCGAGCGGCGCCGGCTGCAGATCCTGCGGCTGCTGATGGACGAGCCCAACGTGCTCTTCCTCGACGAGCCCACCAACGACCTCGACATCGAGACCCTCACCCAGCTGGAGGACCTCCTCGACGGCTGGCCGGGCTCGATGATCGTGATCTCCCACGACCGGTTCTTCATCGAGCGCACCACCGACACGGTGATGGCGCTGCTGGGCGACGCGAGCCTGCGGATGCTGCCGCGCGGCCTCGACGAGTACCTGGAGCGCCGCCAGAAGATGATCGAGGCGGCCGCCCCGGCACCGGCCCCGGCCGCCGCCAAGTCGACGTCCTCCGGCGACTCCCGCGCCGCGAAGAAGGAGCTCGCGAAGATCGAGCGCCAGCTCAACAAGATGTCGGACCGCGAGACGAACCTGCACGCCCAGATCGCCGAGAACGCCACCGACTTCGACAAGGTCGCGAAGCTCGACGCCGAGCTCCGCGAACTCATCTCGGAGCGGGACGAGTTGGAGATGCGCTGGCTGGAGCTGGCCGAGGAGGCCTAG
- a CDS encoding ubiquitin-like domain-containing protein, protein MSESPFTGVYGNEAAPNPQPAIVPAPRTADRRAARRRKSAEAGPAPGAPTGRRRGAPAGGDLAAPAGPGTGRRRSPDPGPAAKPTAAPTGRRRRAAPAGTAAGRDSWRRIVPQALVVAFLAGGTTAFVAADKSVRLTVDGEPRTLHTFAGDVGELLAAEGLGVGPHDLVAPGRAAALDDGDEIVVRYGRPVHLTLDGQTRQVWTTAGTVESALRQFGVRVEGAYLSAPRTAPVPRAGFSLAVRTERSVTFMADGRESTIRTNAATIQEALGQAGITLQGQDTTSVPPASFPRDGQTVTVLRITGTREVREERIPYEIERTEDDDLFAGTEVVEQAGRPGARRATYVLRIVNGVRQKPRKVAEETVREPVTQLVRIGTKPLPTSVAGADGLDWGALAQCESGGRPSATDASGTYGGLYQFDVSTWHSLGGSGRPQDAPGSEQTYRAKKLYVQRGATPWPHCGRRLYG, encoded by the coding sequence GTGAGCGAGAGTCCTTTCACCGGGGTGTACGGGAACGAAGCCGCCCCGAACCCCCAGCCCGCCATCGTGCCCGCCCCCCGCACCGCAGACCGGCGGGCCGCCCGGCGCCGCAAGAGCGCCGAGGCCGGACCCGCGCCCGGCGCCCCGACGGGACGGCGCCGGGGCGCGCCCGCCGGTGGGGACCTCGCGGCCCCCGCAGGACCCGGCACCGGACGGCGCCGCAGCCCCGACCCCGGTCCCGCCGCGAAGCCCACGGCCGCCCCGACCGGGCGGCGCCGCCGCGCCGCCCCCGCGGGGACGGCCGCGGGCCGAGACAGCTGGCGGCGGATCGTCCCGCAGGCACTGGTCGTCGCCTTCCTGGCCGGCGGCACCACGGCCTTCGTCGCCGCCGACAAGTCGGTCCGGCTCACCGTGGACGGAGAGCCCAGGACCCTGCACACCTTCGCCGGCGACGTCGGCGAACTCCTCGCCGCCGAAGGCCTCGGCGTCGGCCCCCACGACCTGGTCGCCCCCGGCCGCGCGGCGGCGCTCGACGACGGCGACGAGATCGTCGTCCGCTACGGCCGCCCCGTGCACCTGACCCTCGACGGACAGACCCGCCAGGTGTGGACCACCGCCGGCACCGTCGAGAGCGCACTGCGCCAGTTCGGGGTCCGCGTCGAGGGCGCCTACCTCTCCGCCCCGCGCACCGCCCCGGTGCCCCGCGCCGGGTTCTCCCTCGCCGTCCGCACCGAACGCAGCGTCACCTTCATGGCGGACGGCCGCGAGAGCACCATCCGCACCAACGCCGCCACCATCCAGGAGGCCCTCGGCCAGGCCGGGATCACCCTCCAGGGTCAGGACACCACCTCCGTCCCGCCCGCTTCCTTCCCGCGCGACGGCCAGACCGTCACCGTGCTCCGCATCACCGGCACCCGGGAGGTCCGCGAGGAGCGCATCCCCTACGAGATCGAGAGGACCGAGGACGACGACCTGTTCGCCGGCACCGAGGTCGTCGAGCAGGCGGGCCGGCCCGGGGCGCGCCGCGCCACGTACGTCCTGCGCATCGTCAACGGGGTCCGGCAAAAGCCCCGCAAGGTCGCCGAGGAGACCGTCCGCGAACCCGTCACCCAGCTCGTCAGGATCGGCACGAAGCCGCTGCCGACCTCCGTCGCCGGGGCCGACGGCCTCGACTGGGGGGCGCTGGCCCAGTGCGAGTCCGGCGGGCGCCCCTCCGCCACCGACGCCTCGGGCACGTACGGAGGCCTGTACCAGTTCGACGTCAGCACCTGGCACAGCCTCGGTGGGAGCGGCCGCCCGCAGGACGCACCGGGCTCGGAACAGACGTACCGGGCGAAGAAGCTCTACGTGCAGCGGGGGGCGACCCCGTGGCCGCACTGCGGCCGTAGGCTTTACGGGTGA
- a CDS encoding 4-(cytidine 5'-diphospho)-2-C-methyl-D-erythritol kinase, which yields MSAADSPRSVTVRVPAKVNVRLAVGAARPDGFHDLANVFLAVSLYDEVTVTPAEALTVTCEGPDADQVPLDRTNLAARAAEVLAARHGLSDAVHIHIAKNIPVAGGMAGGSADGAGALLACDALWGLDTPQAELLALCAELGSDVPFSLLGGAALGTGRGELLTPVEAGVFHWVFAVADGGLSTPAVFREFDRLAEGRSVPAPEASPALLAALASGDPDALAATLANDLQPAALSLRPQLAATLEAGTAAGALAALVSGSGPTTAFLVRDPESALKVAAALEASGTCRTTRTATGPAPGATVLPA from the coding sequence GTGAGCGCCGCCGACAGCCCCCGCTCCGTGACCGTACGGGTCCCCGCGAAGGTCAACGTCCGGCTCGCGGTGGGCGCCGCCCGGCCGGACGGCTTCCACGACCTGGCCAACGTCTTCCTGGCGGTGTCGCTGTACGACGAGGTGACGGTCACCCCGGCCGAAGCCCTGACCGTCACCTGCGAGGGTCCCGACGCGGACCAGGTCCCGCTCGACCGCACCAACCTGGCGGCCCGCGCGGCGGAGGTCCTCGCGGCCCGCCACGGCCTGTCCGACGCCGTCCACATCCACATCGCGAAGAACATCCCCGTCGCCGGCGGCATGGCCGGCGGCAGCGCCGACGGCGCGGGCGCCCTGCTCGCATGCGACGCCCTGTGGGGCCTGGACACGCCGCAGGCCGAACTCCTGGCCTTGTGCGCGGAGCTCGGCAGCGACGTGCCGTTCAGCCTGCTCGGCGGGGCGGCACTGGGCACGGGCCGCGGGGAACTCCTGACCCCGGTCGAGGCCGGCGTCTTCCACTGGGTGTTCGCCGTCGCCGACGGAGGGCTGTCCACGCCGGCGGTGTTCCGCGAGTTCGACCGCCTGGCCGAAGGCCGGAGCGTCCCGGCCCCCGAGGCCTCCCCGGCGCTCCTCGCGGCCCTCGCCTCGGGGGACCCGGACGCACTCGCCGCGACCTTGGCCAACGACCTCCAGCCGGCGGCCCTGTCGCTGCGCCCGCAGCTGGCCGCGACGCTGGAGGCGGGCACCGCCGCCGGAGCCCTGGCCGCGCTGGTCTCCGGCTCCGGCCCGACGACGGCGTTCCTGGTCCGCGACCCGGAATCCGCGCTCAAGGTCGCCGCGGCCCTCGAAGCCTCCGGGACCTGCCGCACCACCCGCACCGCCACCGGCCCGGCTCCCGGCGCCACCGTCCTGCCCGCCTGA
- a CDS encoding acyltransferase family protein, with amino-acid sequence MGYTAKDLAEATPASRDRYVDLLRVASLGTVLCGHWLMAAVSGDGIGNLLALVPALQVLTWGLQIMPVFFFVGGFSHALSYRSLAGRADGRPVYAAFLRARLRRLLRPTLVFVLVWSAGALAVQLAGAGEGRLTGAALRLVTQPLWFIGIYLAMVAFTPALLELHRRWGWGAFALLVGAAAAVDVLRFAFGVPYVEFLNFAFVWLAVHQLGFLRADGRITRPGALAAAGLVGAVLLVAYGPYPLSMVGMPGEKVSNMAPPTLALLAHGTWLVGAVQLLRAPATAWLARPRVWRTVVAANGIAMTAFLWHLTAMLAVYAAQLALGITLPEPASAAWWAQVPLRLLAAAGLTAVLVALFRRFEAPVPGGGEPGSGPLAALGTTLCLLGILGLSMTGLGGLLEGHSATLIALPVTAPAAIAMALGGWLLVERSGAARRVRLGG; translated from the coding sequence ATGGGATACACCGCCAAGGACCTCGCCGAGGCCACCCCCGCGAGCCGGGACCGGTACGTCGACCTGCTGCGCGTCGCCTCGCTCGGGACCGTGCTGTGCGGGCACTGGCTGATGGCCGCCGTTAGCGGCGACGGCATAGGCAACCTGCTCGCCCTCGTCCCCGCCCTCCAAGTGCTCACCTGGGGCCTGCAGATCATGCCGGTGTTCTTCTTCGTCGGCGGGTTCTCGCATGCCCTGTCGTACCGCTCCCTGGCCGGGCGCGCCGACGGCCGGCCCGTCTACGCCGCGTTCCTGCGCGCCCGGCTCCGGCGGCTGCTGCGGCCCACCCTCGTCTTCGTCCTCGTCTGGAGCGCCGGGGCGCTCGCCGTACAGCTCGCCGGAGCCGGCGAGGGGCGGCTGACCGGGGCCGCGCTGCGGCTGGTCACCCAGCCGCTGTGGTTCATCGGGATCTACCTCGCCATGGTCGCGTTCACCCCGGCCCTGCTGGAGCTCCACCGGCGCTGGGGCTGGGGGGCCTTCGCCCTCCTCGTCGGGGCCGCGGCCGCCGTCGACGTGCTCCGCTTCGCGTTCGGCGTCCCGTACGTCGAGTTCCTGAACTTCGCCTTCGTCTGGCTGGCCGTCCACCAGCTCGGCTTCCTGCGCGCCGACGGCCGCATCACCCGCCCCGGCGCGCTCGCCGCCGCCGGACTGGTCGGCGCCGTACTGCTCGTCGCGTACGGCCCGTACCCGCTGTCCATGGTCGGGATGCCCGGCGAGAAGGTGTCCAACATGGCGCCGCCCACCCTCGCGCTGCTCGCGCACGGGACGTGGCTCGTCGGAGCCGTGCAGCTGCTGCGGGCCCCCGCCACCGCCTGGCTCGCCCGGCCCCGCGTCTGGCGCACCGTCGTGGCCGCCAACGGGATCGCCATGACCGCGTTCCTCTGGCACCTCACCGCCATGCTCGCCGTGTACGCCGCCCAGCTCGCGCTCGGCATCACCCTCCCGGAGCCCGCCTCCGCCGCCTGGTGGGCGCAGGTGCCGCTGCGGCTGCTCGCCGCCGCCGGGCTGACCGCCGTACTCGTCGCCCTCTTCCGCCGCTTCGAAGCCCCCGTACCCGGAGGCGGCGAGCCCGGCAGCGGACCCCTCGCCGCCCTCGGCACCACCCTCTGCCTGCTCGGCATCCTCGGCCTGTCCATGACCGGGCTCGGCGGCCTCCTCGAAGGACACAGCGCCACTCTGATCGCCCTTCCGGTCACCGCGCCCGCCGCGATCGCCATGGCACTGGGCGGCTGGCTCCTGGTGGAACGTTCCGGGGCGGCCCGGAGGGTTAGGCTGGGGGGCTGA
- the rsmI gene encoding 16S rRNA (cytidine(1402)-2'-O)-methyltransferase, producing the protein MTTDQPAGSETFSSTSSSASSAGVLVLAGTPIGDLADAPPRLAAELERADVVAAEDTRRLRRLTQGLGVHTTGRVVSYFEGNESARTPELVQALEEGRRVLLVTDAGMPSVSDPGYRLVAAAVEKDIKVTAVPGPSAVLTALALSGLPVDRFCFEGFLPRKAGERLGRLREVEGERRTLVYFEAPHRLDDALAAMAEVFGADRRAAVCRELTKTYEEVKRGGLGELAAWAAEGVRGEITVVVEGAPAAGPGDVDAEELVRRVRVREEAGERRKDAIAAVAAEAGVPKREVFDAVVAAKNAARNMPQDGKELT; encoded by the coding sequence GTGACGACTGACCAGCCTGCCGGCTCCGAAACCTTCTCCTCGACCTCCTCCTCCGCCTCCTCCGCAGGCGTGCTCGTGCTCGCCGGTACCCCGATCGGCGATCTCGCCGACGCCCCGCCCCGACTCGCGGCCGAGCTGGAGCGGGCCGACGTGGTCGCCGCCGAGGACACCCGGCGGCTGCGCCGGCTGACGCAGGGACTCGGCGTGCACACCACCGGGCGCGTCGTGTCGTATTTCGAGGGCAACGAGTCGGCGCGCACCCCGGAGCTGGTCCAGGCGCTGGAGGAGGGCAGGCGGGTGCTGCTGGTGACCGACGCCGGCATGCCGTCGGTCTCCGACCCCGGCTACCGGCTGGTCGCCGCCGCCGTCGAGAAGGACATCAAGGTCACCGCCGTGCCCGGGCCGTCGGCGGTGCTGACCGCGCTGGCCCTCTCGGGGCTGCCGGTGGACCGCTTCTGCTTCGAGGGGTTCTTGCCCCGCAAGGCGGGCGAGCGCCTCGGCCGGCTCCGCGAGGTCGAGGGCGAGCGCCGCACGCTCGTCTACTTCGAGGCCCCGCACCGGCTCGACGACGCCCTCGCCGCGATGGCCGAGGTGTTCGGCGCCGACCGGCGGGCCGCGGTGTGCCGCGAGCTGACCAAGACGTACGAGGAGGTCAAGCGCGGCGGGCTCGGCGAGCTGGCGGCCTGGGCCGCTGAGGGCGTGCGCGGCGAGATCACCGTCGTCGTGGAGGGCGCCCCGGCCGCCGGGCCCGGCGACGTGGACGCCGAGGAGCTGGTGCGCAGGGTGCGGGTGCGCGAGGAGGCCGGGGAGCGGCGGAAAGACGCCATCGCGGCGGTCGCGGCCGAGGCCGGGGTACCCAAGCGGGAGGTCTTCGACGCGGTCGTCGCGGCAAAGAATGCGGCTCGGAACATGCCGCAGGACGGTAAAGAGCTAACCTGA
- a CDS encoding TatD family hydrolase, giving the protein MSTASKDTPPPLPEPLRVAVADSHTHLDMQGGTVEEGLAKAASVGVTTVVQVGCDVKGSRWAAETAAAYENVHAAVALHPNEAPRIVHGDPDGWSRQGARAGGGEAALDAALAEIEELAQLAHVKAVGETGLDFFRTGPEGMAAQERSFRAHIEIAKRRGKALVIHDREAHADVLRILREEGAPERTVFHCYSGDADMARECAAAGYYMSFAGTVTFKNAQPLRDALAVAPLELVLVETDAPYLTPAPYRGRPNAPYLIPLTVRAMAAVRGIDEDAMATALAANTARAFDY; this is encoded by the coding sequence ATGAGCACTGCCTCCAAGGACACCCCGCCGCCGCTGCCCGAGCCCCTCCGGGTGGCGGTCGCGGACTCCCACACCCATCTGGACATGCAGGGCGGCACCGTCGAGGAGGGGCTCGCCAAGGCCGCGTCCGTCGGGGTGACCACCGTCGTCCAGGTGGGCTGCGACGTGAAGGGCTCCCGCTGGGCGGCCGAGACCGCCGCCGCGTACGAGAACGTCCACGCGGCGGTCGCCCTTCACCCGAACGAAGCGCCCCGCATCGTGCACGGGGACCCCGACGGATGGTCGCGGCAGGGCGCGCGGGCCGGCGGCGGGGAGGCCGCCCTCGACGCGGCGCTCGCCGAGATCGAGGAACTCGCGCAGCTCGCCCACGTGAAGGCGGTCGGCGAGACCGGCCTCGACTTCTTCCGCACCGGACCCGAGGGAATGGCCGCGCAGGAGCGTTCCTTCCGCGCCCACATCGAGATCGCGAAGCGCCGCGGCAAGGCCCTCGTCATCCACGACCGGGAGGCCCACGCAGACGTCCTGCGCATCCTGCGCGAGGAGGGCGCGCCCGAGCGGACCGTGTTCCACTGCTACTCCGGCGACGCCGACATGGCGCGCGAATGCGCCGCCGCCGGCTACTACATGTCGTTCGCCGGGACCGTGACCTTCAAGAACGCCCAGCCGCTGCGCGACGCCCTCGCCGTGGCCCCGCTGGAACTGGTGCTCGTCGAGACGGACGCCCCCTACCTCACCCCCGCGCCGTACCGCGGACGGCCCAACGCGCCGTACCTCATTCCGCTGACCGTACGGGCCATGGCGGCGGTGCGCGGGATCGACGAGGACGCGATGGCCACCGCCCTGGCGGCGAACACGGCGCGCGCCTTCGACTACTGA
- a CDS encoding dolichyl-phosphate-mannose--protein mannosyltransferase, translated as MTSTATPPPSPAGAPPAPPAGRAEQPSTWLRRLRSFGYAPTADARRPDVRARLVPPYARPSEQLWTALGIPLSAAGHWQRVLAWAGPLLVALVAGVLRFVHLGSPKAVIFDETYYAKDAWATIQQGYEASWPKDIDKSILANPDGIALPLDPGYVVHPPVGKWVIGLGEWMFGFTPFGWRFMTAVLGTLSVLLLCRIGRRLFRSTFLGCLAGALLAVDGLHLVMSRTALLDLVLMFFVLCAFGALLIDRDKARARLADALPVDEEGRTRPDVTVAETLRLGWRPYRILAGVCLGLAFGTKWNGLIVLAFFGVLTVLWDAAARRTAGAGAPYAAMLRRDALPGFLSTVPVAVAVYLASWTGWILSPDNGKGGYFRDWAAKNDQGSSLSFLPEWLRSLWHYETEVYKFHVGLTSGHTYESNPWSWLVLGRPVSYFYESPDPGTAGCPATEAGKCAREVLALGTPMLWWAGCFALLYVLWRWLFRRDWRAGAIACALGAGLLPWFNYQERTIFFFYAVVFVPYLCLAVTMMIGALLGPSGSTERRRALGAIAAGVLVLLIIWNFIYFWPIYTGQSIPMDSWRNRMWLDTWV; from the coding sequence GTGACCAGTACCGCGACGCCGCCGCCCAGCCCCGCGGGGGCCCCTCCCGCTCCTCCGGCGGGACGCGCAGAACAGCCGTCCACCTGGCTGCGCCGGCTGCGCAGCTTCGGCTACGCGCCGACCGCGGACGCCCGCCGCCCGGACGTCCGCGCCCGCCTGGTGCCCCCGTACGCCCGGCCCTCCGAGCAGCTGTGGACGGCGCTCGGCATCCCGCTGTCCGCGGCGGGGCACTGGCAGCGCGTGCTGGCATGGGCTGGGCCGCTGCTGGTGGCGCTGGTGGCCGGGGTGCTGCGCTTCGTGCACCTGGGCAGCCCGAAGGCGGTGATATTCGACGAGACGTACTACGCCAAGGACGCCTGGGCCACGATCCAACAGGGCTACGAGGCGAGCTGGCCCAAGGACATCGACAAGTCGATCCTCGCCAACCCCGACGGGATCGCCCTCCCGCTGGACCCCGGCTACGTCGTGCACCCCCCGGTCGGCAAGTGGGTCATCGGACTCGGCGAGTGGATGTTCGGCTTCACGCCGTTCGGCTGGCGGTTCATGACGGCCGTGCTCGGCACCCTGTCGGTGCTGCTGCTGTGCCGGATCGGGCGCCGCCTGTTCCGCTCCACCTTCCTGGGCTGCCTGGCGGGCGCGCTGCTCGCGGTGGACGGCCTGCACCTGGTGATGAGCCGCACCGCGCTGCTCGACCTGGTCCTGATGTTCTTCGTGCTCTGCGCGTTCGGGGCGCTGCTGATCGACCGGGACAAGGCCCGGGCCAGACTGGCGGACGCGCTGCCGGTGGACGAGGAGGGGCGCACCCGCCCGGACGTCACCGTCGCGGAGACGCTGCGGCTGGGCTGGCGCCCGTACCGGATCCTGGCGGGCGTCTGCCTGGGCCTGGCCTTCGGCACGAAGTGGAACGGCCTGATCGTGCTGGCCTTCTTCGGGGTGCTGACCGTCCTGTGGGACGCGGCCGCGCGCCGTACTGCCGGGGCGGGCGCCCCGTACGCGGCGATGCTGCGCCGTGACGCGCTGCCGGGCTTCCTCTCGACGGTGCCGGTGGCGGTGGCGGTGTACCTGGCCTCCTGGACGGGCTGGATCCTGAGCCCGGACAACGGCAAGGGCGGGTACTTCCGTGACTGGGCCGCCAAGAACGACCAGGGCAGTTCGCTGTCGTTCCTGCCGGAGTGGCTGCGCAGCCTGTGGCACTACGAGACCGAGGTCTACAAGTTCCACGTCGGTCTGACCTCGGGCCACACGTACGAGTCGAACCCGTGGAGCTGGCTGGTCCTGGGCCGTCCCGTCTCCTACTTCTACGAGTCCCCCGACCCCGGTACGGCCGGCTGCCCGGCGACGGAGGCGGGCAAGTGCGCCCGCGAGGTGCTGGCCCTGGGCACCCCGATGCTGTGGTGGGCGGGCTGCTTCGCGCTGCTGTACGTGCTGTGGCGGTGGTTGTTCCGCCGCGACTGGCGGGCGGGCGCGATCGCGTGCGCGCTGGGCGCGGGCCTGCTGCCCTGGTTCAACTACCAGGAGCGGACGATCTTCTTCTTCTACGCGGTGGTCTTCGTCCCGTACCTGTGCCTGGCGGTGACGATGATGATCGGCGCCCTACTGGGCCCCTCGGGCTCGACGGAGCGCAGGCGCGCGCTCGGCGCGATCGCGGCGGGCGTGCTGGTCCTCCTCATCATCTGGAACTTCATCTACTTCTGGCCGATCTATACCGGCCAGTCCATCCCGATGGACTCCTGGCGCAACCGCATGTGGCTGGACACCTGGGTCTAG
- the rsmA gene encoding 16S rRNA (adenine(1518)-N(6)/adenine(1519)-N(6))-dimethyltransferase RsmA gives MSTAEQQPESTTSTTSDALLGPADIRELAAVLGVRPTKQKGQNFVIDANTVRRIVRTAEVRPDDVVVEVGPGLGSLTLALLEAADRVTAVEIDDILAAALPATIEARMPARKDRFALVHSDAMLVEELPGPPPTALVANLPYNVAVPVLLTMLDRFPTIERTLVMVQAEVADRLAAEPGNKVYGVPSVKANWYAHVKRAGSIGRKVFWPAPNVDSGLVSLVRRAEPIKTTASKAEVFAVVDAAFAQRRKTLRAALAGWAGSAAGAEAALVAAGVSPQARGESLTVEEFAAIAEHKPAAPRPAL, from the coding sequence GTGAGCACCGCAGAGCAGCAGCCCGAGAGCACGACCAGCACGACCTCCGACGCCCTCCTCGGCCCGGCCGACATCCGGGAGCTGGCCGCCGTACTCGGCGTACGGCCGACGAAGCAGAAGGGCCAGAACTTCGTCATCGACGCGAACACGGTGCGCCGCATCGTGCGCACCGCGGAGGTACGCCCCGACGACGTCGTCGTCGAGGTCGGGCCCGGGCTGGGCTCGCTGACGCTCGCGCTGCTGGAGGCTGCCGACCGGGTCACCGCCGTCGAGATCGACGACATCCTGGCCGCGGCGCTGCCCGCCACCATCGAGGCGCGGATGCCGGCCCGCAAAGACCGCTTCGCGCTGGTGCACTCCGACGCGATGCTCGTGGAGGAACTGCCGGGGCCGCCGCCGACCGCGCTCGTCGCGAACCTTCCGTACAACGTGGCCGTGCCGGTGCTGCTGACCATGCTGGACCGGTTCCCGACGATCGAGCGCACGCTGGTCATGGTGCAGGCGGAGGTCGCCGACCGGCTGGCCGCCGAGCCGGGCAACAAGGTGTACGGAGTGCCCTCGGTCAAGGCGAACTGGTACGCGCACGTCAAGCGCGCCGGGTCCATCGGCCGCAAGGTGTTCTGGCCGGCCCCGAACGTGGACTCGGGCCTGGTCTCGCTGGTGCGGCGGGCTGAGCCGATCAAGACGACCGCCTCGAAGGCGGAGGTCTTCGCCGTCGTGGACGCCGCCTTCGCGCAGCGCCGCAAGACGCTGCGGGCCGCCCTGGCCGGCTGGGCCGGCTCGGCGGCGGGCGCCGAGGCCGCACTGGTCGCCGCCGGGGTGTCCCCGCAGGCGCGCGGCGAGTCACTGACGGTGGAGGAGTTCGCGGCGATCGCCGAGCACAAGCCCGCGGCGCCGAGGCCGGCCCTGTGA